The following proteins come from a genomic window of Sorex araneus isolate mSorAra2 chromosome 1, mSorAra2.pri, whole genome shotgun sequence:
- the HDHD3 gene encoding haloacid dehalogenase-like hydrolase domain-containing protein 3, which yields MAHRLRIQLLTWDVKDTLLRLRRPVGEEYATMARSHGLEVEATALDPAFRQAYKVQSLRFPNYGLSQGLSSRRWWLDVVLQTFHLAGVGDAQVVTPIAEQLYADFSTPGTWQVLEGAEATLKGCRERGMRLGVISNFDRRLEDILAGLGLQEHFDFVLTSEAAGCPKPDPRIFHEALRLAQVDAAVAAHIGDNYCCDYQGPRAVGMHSFLVVGSGPVDPLVKASVPQEHTLPSLPLLLPALDHLEASLPRI from the coding sequence ATGGCACACCGGCTCCGGATCCAGCTGCTGACCTGGGATGTGAAGGACACGCTGCTCAGACTCCGCCGGCCGGTGGGGGAGGAGTATGCCACCATGGCCCGGAGCCACGGGCTGGAGGTGGAGGCCACGGCCCTGGACCCCGCCTTCCGGCAGGCTTACAAGGTGCAGAGCCTCCGCTTCCCCAACTACGGCCTGAGCCAGGGCCTCAGCTCCCGCCGCTGGTGGCTGGACGTGGTCTTGCAGACCTTCCACCTGGCGGGGGTTGGGGACGCCCAGGTGGTGACCCCCATCGCGGAGCAGCTGTACGCGGACTTCAGCACCCCTGGCACCTGGCAGGTGTTGGAGGGGGCCGAGGCCACGCTGAAGGGGTGCCGCGAGCGGGGGATGAGGCTGGGGGTGATCTCCAACTTTGACCGGCGACTCGAGGAcatcctggcggggctgggcctGCAGGAACACTTTGACTTTGTGCTGACCTCCGAGGCTGCCGGCTGTCCTAAGCCGGACCCCCGCATTTTCCATGAGGCCTTGCGGCTGGCTCAGGTGGACGCCGCAGTGGCAGCTCATATTGGGGACAATTACTGCTGTGATTACCAGGGCCCACGGGCAGTCGGCATGCACAGCTTCCTGGTGGTGGGCTCCGGACCTGTGGACCCCCTGGTCAAGGCTTCTGTGCCCCAAGAACACACCCTCCCCTCCTTACCTCTCCtcttgcctgcccttgaccaccTGGAGGCCTCCCTCCCCAGGATTTGA